The Salvelinus namaycush isolate Seneca chromosome 28, SaNama_1.0, whole genome shotgun sequence genome contains a region encoding:
- the LOC120023025 gene encoding homeobox protein Nkx-2.8-like, producing the protein MAGAAKFSFSVRSILDLPENDAETVQPSPGNSCSSSPYSSWMDSDRTPCLSSDESSLETAPHSTKSDESSLDSEAEKKKKCRVLFSKAQTFELERRFRQQRYLSAPEREQIAHLLRLTPTQIKIWFQNHRYKMKRSRAEGESQDINQPPMLRRVVVPILVRDGKPYQTCFIDTEKGGCLGPNTCPGTPFSFGYQSFQHPSPFALPQQYQHFASPAASRHTFAWRDFLNDSAQFSAFK; encoded by the exons ATGGCTGGTGCTGCAAAGTTCAGTTTTTCCGTGAGGAGCATCCTGGATTTGCCTGAAAATGACGCAGAGACAGTGCAGCCCTCCCCCGGTAACTCCTGCTCCAGCTCCCCTTACTCCTCCTGGATGGACAGCGACCGGACCCCTTGTCTCT CTTCAGATGAGAGCAGCCTGGAGACTGCCCCACACTCTACCAAGTCAGATGAGTCTTCTCTGGACTCAGAGGccgagaagaagaagaagtgccGCGTGCTCTTCTCCAAGGCCCAGACCTTTGAGCTCGAGAGGCGTTTCCGTCAGCAGCGCTATCTGTCAGCACCAGAGCGCGAGCAGATTGCCCATCTCCTCCGCCTGACGCCGACGCAGATTAAGATCTGGTTCCAGAACCACCGGTACAAAATGAAGAGGTCACGAGCGGAGGGAGAGTCACAAGACATAAACCAACCGCCTATGTTGCGCAGAGTAGTGGTACCCATCCTAGTTCGGGATGGCAAGCCGTATCAGACCTGTTTCATTGACACGGAGAAAGGAGGCTGTCTTGGACCGAACACATGCCCGGGTACACCCTTCAGTTTTGGGTACCAGTCTTTCCAGCATCCGTCGCCGTTCGCTCTACCTCAACAATACCAGCACTTTGCCAGCCCGGCAGCATCCAGACACACCTTTGCTTGGAGAGACTTTCTGAATGACTCAGCTCAATTCAGTGCTTTTAAATGA
- the LOC120023026 gene encoding paired box protein Pax-9-like — translation MTPEPAFGEVNQLGGVFVNGRPLPNAIRLRIVELAQLGIRPCDISRQLRVSHGCVSKILARYNETGSILPGAIGGSKPRVTTPSVVKHIRTYKQRDPGIFAWEIRDRLLADGVCDKFNLPSVSSISRILRNKIGNLSQQSQYESSKQSSHQPPQPTLPYNHIYSYPTPIGASGTKVPTPPGMHSLPGHMAMHRIWPSSHSVTDILGIRSITEQQISDSSSFPSAKLEEWSVINRTHFLPSASSPLVNGVQHKSPHSIEPEAKCTQMQSGLPTVNSYVTAPSIPAYPPPTPVSPYMGYSATTSAYVTGPTWQPPSGSALSHHSCDNIASSLAFKGMTAHHRDTLYPHTVSASAL, via the exons ATGACACCAGAGCCAGCCTTCGGAGAGGTGAACCAGCTCGGCGGTGTTTTCGTCAACGGCAGACCGCTACCCAACGCCATCCGGCTGCGGATTGTAGAGCTCGCTCAGCTGGGCATCAGACCTTGCGACATCAGCAGACAGCTCCGGGTCTCCCACGGCTGCGTCAGCAAGATACTGGCCCGATACAACGAGACCGGCTCTATACTCCCGGGAGCGATCGGGGGCAGCAAGCCACGGGTCACCACGCCGTCAGTGGTCAAGCACATACGGACATACAAGCAGAGGGACCCGGGTATTTTCGCATGGGAGATCCGGGACAGGCTACTGGCTGATGGCGTTTGTGACAAATTTAATCTACCATCTGTGAGCTCCATCAGTCGGATCCTCCGCAACAAGATTGGCAATCTATCCCAGCAGAGCCAGTATGAGTCCAGCAAGCAGTCGTCTCACCAACCACCTCAACCAACGCTCCCATACAACCACATATACTCGTATCCGACCCCCATCGGAGCCTCTGGGACCAAAGTACCGACTCCCCCGGGCATGCACTCCCTCCCTGGACACATGGCTATGCACAGGATATGGCCCTCATCGCACTCGGTAACAGATATTCTGGGGATTCGGTCGATAACAGAGCAACAAA TTAGTGACAGTTCGTCCTTTCCCAGCGCCAAACTAGAAGAATGGAGTGTTATAAACAGGACACATTTTCTGCCATCAGCAAGTTCTCCACTAGTCAATGGAGTGCAGCATAAATCACCGCATTCTATAGAACCTGAAGCAAAATGCACACAG ATGCAGAGTGGTTTGCCCACAGTGAACAGTTATGTCACAGCACCCAGTATCCCGGCCTACCCCCCTCCCACCCCAGTGTCGCCCTACATGGGGTACAGCGCCACCACGTCGGCCTATGTGACCGGTCCCACATGGCAGCCGCCCAGTGGCAGtgctctctctcaccacagctgTGACAATATTGCCTCCTCGCTGGCCTTCAAGGGTATGACAGCCCACCACCGTGACACACTCTACCCCCACACCGTCAGCGCCTCAGCACTGTAG